The Kwoniella mangroviensis CBS 8507 chromosome 1 map unlocalized Ctg02, whole genome shotgun sequence genome window below encodes:
- a CDS encoding trimethyllysine dioxygenase: MIRQRLPQLTRAARRSFYPGRIPCSRSLTTSRASLTESDGVSSNARVGRPHDISPRASNIPTISSDESKTKVSWPDGRETTFDNYFLFDHCRCPKCFHQQTKQRLKTLSEIPTDIHPISVEVDKTGVHLTWSTSDSHKSSFPLEFLRRSAYDPPLASYRDEKESRILWNSQIEQSPPSVRYTDIMSTEKEGDTSGRAILKLLNRVHDFGFCFINDVPATGEETKEVIEKVAPIRNTHYGGFWQFTADLSHGDLAYSNEGLPAHTDTTYFTDPAGLQIFHLLSHPSPPGTGGATLLVDGFYTAHLLSTLYPTSYSLLSRLRIPAHASGTEGTMLRPPLSQPSFRHDEKGQLVQVRWNNEDRGVISQGWTPDEVKGWYLAARRYDELNRSEDAEYWVQLKPGTVLVIDNWRVMHGRSAFTGSRTMCGAYVGADDWLSRRAALTKKNEIRKKNILDEDWSVGW, translated from the exons ATGATCAGACAGCGTCTCCCTCAGCTTACAAGAGCAGCTCGACGGTCATTTTATCCCGGTCGCATACCCTGCTCACGTAGTCTGACTACTTCTCGTGCATCTCTAACCGAATCCGACGGTGTATCATCTAACGCTCGTGTTGGAAGACCACATGATATATCCCCTCGAGCGAGTAACATCCCTACCATATCATCTGATGAGAGTAAGACCAAAGTATCCTGGCCTGATGGAAGGGAAACTACCTT TGACAATTACTTTTTGTTCGACCATTGTCGATGTCCGAAATGCTTCCACCAACAGACAAAGCAGCGGTTGAAAACTCTTAGTGAG ATACCGACCGATATTCATCCTATTTCAGTAGAAGTCGACAAAACCGGCGTACATCTAACGTGGTCAACATCCGATTCTCATAAATCGTCCTTTCCCCTGGAATTCCTCAGAAGATCAGCATATGATCCTCCGCTAGCCTCATAcagggatgagaaggagag TCGTATACTGTGGAATTCTCAGATAGAACAATCTCCTCCGTCGGTTCGATATACCGATATCATGAGTACCGAGAAGGAGGGTGATACCAGTGGAAGAGCGATTTTGAAACTTCTCAATCGAGTG CACGATTTTGGATTCTGCTTTATCAACGACGTGCCAGCTACCGGCGAAGAGACAAAGGAAGTGATAGAGAAAGTTGCACCTATACGTAACACGCACT ATGGCGGTTTCTGGCAGTTCACAGCTGATCTCAGTCATGGTGATCTTGCCTATTCCAACGAAGGTCTACCCGCTCATACGGATACAACATATTTTACCGATCCAGCCGGTTTACAgatatttcatcttctctctcaccCTTCACCACCAGGTACAGGAGGTGCAACTTTACTCGTAGATGGATTCTACACCGCTCATTTACTTTCTACCCTTTATCCAACTTCTTATTCACTCCTCTCTCGATTGAGAATACCTGCTCATGCATCTGGAACTGAGGGGACAATGTTGAGACCACCTCTCAGTCAACCTTCCTTCAGACACGATGAGAAAGGTCAACTGGTCCAGGTAAGGTGGAATAACGAAGATAGAGGTGTGATAAGTCAGGGTTGGACACCTGATGAAGTGAAGGGATGGTATCTGGCTGCtaggaggtatgatgaaTTGAATAGAAGTGAGGATGCTGAGTATTGGGTACAATTGAAACCTGGGACTGTCTTAG TCATCGATAATTGGAGAGTCATGCATGGAAGATCAGCTTTCACAGGATCAAGGACAATGTGTGGTGCCTATGTCGGTGCCGACGATTGGTTATCTCGCCGTGCAGCTCTAACAAAGAAAAACGAGATACGTAAGAAAAATATccttgatgaagattggagtGTCGGTTGGTAA